Genomic window (Ranitomeya variabilis isolate aRanVar5 chromosome 8, aRanVar5.hap1, whole genome shotgun sequence):
caacgatgccgaggtccccgggtaaccagggtaaacatcgggttactaagcgcagggccgcgcttagtaacccgatgtttaccctggttaccagcgtaaaatgtaaaaaaaacaaacagtacatacttacattcgcgtcccccggcgtccgcttcctgcactgactgagcgccggccctaacagcagagcggtgacgtcaccgctgtgctgtgcattcactttcactttacggcgctcagtcagtgtgggaagcggacgccgggggacgcgaaggtgagtatgtactgtttgttttttttacattttacactggtaaccagggtaaacatcgggttactaaacgcggccctgcgcttagtaacccgatgtttaccctggttaccagtgtaaaacatcgctggtatcgttgcttttgctgtcaaacacaacgatacacggcgatcggacgaccaaataaagttctgaactttgttcaacgaccagcgatatcacagcaggatcctgatcgctgctgcctgtcaaacacaacgatatcgctagccaggacgctgcaacgtcacggatcgctagcgatatcgtttagtgtgaaggtacctcttTTATCTTATCTTGCAGAGATGGAGAGCGCGATAATGCTGGGAGGGTGGAGGGGACGTGATTTGGGCAACTGTAGTCTTTCTAACTGGATTGTTGGGCCTCATAGCGAACGTCTGAATACAACCGCACCCAGGACACGAGCAGTTACCGGCTCTATGTGAAAGCTATGGAAGGATACAATCGCCTGCTGATTGGCTAATCCTGGGCTACAGGTTCAGGGGCAAACCGTGCGGATATGGTATTATTCATCAGTCATTAATAATTCAGGACCCTGAACCAGAACCCTCAAAGACCAGACCCCCAATTATCAGACCCCATAACTATCAGACCATAGACCCCTAAATTATCAGACACCAAACCGGACCCCATAACTATCAGACCACAGACCCCTAAATTATCAGACACCAGACCCCTAAATTATCAGGCATCGGACCCCTAAATTATCAGGCACCGGACCCCTAAATTATCAGACACCGGACCCTTAAATTATCAGACTCTAGACCCCTAAATTATCAGACCAGACCCATAAATTATCAGACCAAACCCCTAAAttatcagaccagacccctaatcaCATCTCAAACCAGACCCCTAAATTATCAGACACCAAACCCCTAAATTATCAGATCTCAAACCAGACCCCTAaattcagaccagacccctaaattatCAGACACCAAACCCCTAAATTATCAGATCTCAAACCAGACCCCTAAATTATTGGCTGCCTGACCACAACATTATCAGACCCCAGATTAGATCTTTAAttatcagaccccagaccagacctctAAATTATCAGATCACAGACCTCCAGACCCAAAACAACTAAATTATCAAACCCCAGAGCAGACCTGTAGATTATCGGATCCCTGACCCCTAACATATTAGACCCCAACCTTTACATTATCAAGCAAAATACCTTACCTCTACTTAATCAGGCCCCAAACACCTGCATTTTCGGACCACAGTTTAGACCCCTAAATTATTACACCCCCAGACCTGACAAAGGGTCTGATAATTGAGGGTCCGGTCTAGGACTGCCCCCATTGCCCAGGTCAGCATTATCCTCGCCTTCTCAGTATTTCTTTTCCGAGCAGTCGCTCGGGTTATTTCTTGGTGTAACCTGAGCCGCTGATCTCCAGGCGGCAGATGTTACGGTATTATTTGACAATGTGAATGCTCCTGTGGAATATTTTTAGGGCAGAGGCTAATTATCCCAATATGCGCGTTGCTTTTGTGTTTTTATCTTTTCTATTTAAGTTGCAGATGCATAATGAGCGGCACATACACCCCTCCTCTGCCCCGGCCAAATACAAGGGGGCGACGTGGTGTGTAAAAGATGAAAAACCGTGATGGATCCAAGTCCAGAAATAATAAATATTAGAAATGATCAATTGCTCATATTCTATAGGCAGCTGCTTATGAAAGGGGTTTGCTGCCTCTAGTTGTAAAGAGCGGTACTGCACATTACAGAAGTAACCGCTGCAGGAACCTGAAGTttgattttttgggggggtgtttttgTGAGTATTTCATGACAGATTATtatcatgaaaaaaaaatgttatgttgttttggatgagtttttgtccaggtaCATTGTTGTGTAACTGCATTTCCTGTCCAGTGTGTATTGCAATCAGattttttcatacatttttattTGTCGCTGGGTAACTGCTCAGGGGTCTGTGATCAGTCCGCGTTCAGTGCaccaaaatcagactgcactcgaagAAATACTGATGACACTTGGATCATACTCTGATCAAGAGCTCAAAATAAATGGTCTATTTTTCGTATACATAAGCAAAATGGCTGTCTAAATGAGGCCTAAGACAACAAAGGGTCAGGGTGCAGAGCTCAGAGGAAGGGGCAGATCACATGCCCAACCTAAAACCGCACCTACAATATTTTTTATGTTCGAGCATATTTACACCCTATGtaagttgttaaaaaaaattgttaaaaatttaCCATGCAGGGAAAACGCATGACGGTCCCCAAACGGACACTTTAGGAGTGGTTTTGATAAGCCCCAATACTTTTGTCATCTAAATTATGGGACTGTTTTGGCCAAATTAGGACAATTTTTTGCCATTATTTaaccaaaaagaaaaataaaacctaaaactgGGATGTGTAAATATACAATAAAGCTCGCCAGTATTTTTTGTGGAAGAAGTGGCCACTTTACCCAAATGGAACCTCCAAAGAGAATTTGCATGAAAACAGGCTCCAACATTTATGTATCGCTGGTCTGTCCTAGGTATAAGCTATTAATATTACATTCCTGAAAGCCCCTTTAAGAGTAAGACTGGGTTATTTCCACCCTGCAGCGTCCCGCCGGAGTTCCTCTTGTGGGTTAATACACAATCCAGAGCTGTAATCATCATACAAACACCCTTCCCACGTCAATATCAGCATGTAAACAGTGATAAAAGCTTTTAAAGCAGTGTTTAAGTGCTATATATGTGCTATAATGACCGCGAGTGTTGACAGAGTGTCCTCACCCTCAACCGGATGACTCCCTAAAAATAGAACAAGTATGAAAGGTGTCTAAAATGGAGGTGAAAGATCATCCAATACGAAATGATGGGAGCAGAGCTATAGCTTGTACAGGGGCCTTATTGGGTGTACAGTATGGAAATGTATAATGTAAGTGTTCATTGGTATAGTGAGGTGTATGCGGTCATGGAAGAGTCCTCAATTCCCCCTGTGGAAGACTAGACAAATGCTTCCAGTTCCAGGGGCTGGCTTGTTTTCCCTGCACAACTGGATGGCCAGGAGTTTTGCTGCAGAGGGAAAAATAATGATGGTCCACCGAATCCATCAACGCTGTCACCCCTTAATTCATGGCAATCAATAGAGATCCCAGAGGTCCAACTACACAATCATATTCTGATAGCCTATCCAATGAGATGGGATTGGCAGAGTAGAATAAAAGGATTTACGCATTGCCCTGATCCGGCAACCAGTCCGGGCAATCTTCATTTCCACGGCCGGCATCCTCAGGGTGGGGTCCTCAGCGCCTCATGTGCGTCCTAGGTCCCACAACATCATAGCAACACATGGTGCTCAAGCACTAATCTTTACGGGTCATCTTGATGTGTGTCGCTCTACAATGTAATTTTGAGGCTAGAAAGTATGAAAGGCGCTAAGGATGCTGGCTTCAGAAATAAAGACTGCCCTGGTCCGGCTACTATGGAGGATTGAACTGGACGCAACCTTAGTCATACAAACTACACACTGGATTTCATTGGGTCTGCTGGTAGTGGCCTTATAGATCTATGCCTGAGGTCATCTTCTGGTCTCCCACAGACTCCAAATTTTCTTGGGGTTCACATCCATCCAACACAGAAGCCTTTGGCCAGGTTGATAACTCTTTGACCAACTAAATTTGTCAATGGTGCATCCATGATAAAGTTGATACACATACATCAAAGAAGCCTTCTGCCAGGTTGATCCCACTTCGACCATCTAAATTGGTAAATGGTGGATCCATGATTAAGTCACTTAATACCTGACCTCGGTCTTGAAAATCTGATCATAACGTAACATCTAATTACTGCTCTTTATTTCTCTCCAGATTCCAATGAACATTTGAGGAACTCCTCTGGACTTCCTGATCTTGACAGCACCCGGAAAGGTTTGACCGAAAGCGTAAATCAGTCTAACAAATCGGAGCACGAGCCAACGCCATCCAAGATGAAGATTATTAAATCTTTCTCCGAAGACGGCCCAGGATTATCCATCACTGTTACTCCAGACACAGGACAGAAGACCACCAGCTCTCATCCAAGCCACCTGAGAAAATTTGACACCATAATGAGGTCGGGGGTCAATGTCCAGGAGCTTAGAGCTCGATTTATCCATCAACAAGCCAATCCTTCTGTCGAAGATACTTCCAAGGAAACAGAACTTTCTTCAGATTCCAAAGAGCTGCCCCAGGCGACTTCTAACCAGATGTCTACTAGACAAGAGGCTTTGCAAAAGTTGGGTTTGCTAAAAATGAATCAAAGCAGCACAAACACCCCTAAAGAACTTCATGGTTTGGACCAAAACACAACAGTAAAAAACAATGAGATAAACCAAAACCACTCAAAAGAAGGGTCCAACTTACCACAGTCTTTTGAAAGGAAACCAGGAGCTTTTAACAGAGTTTGGCCACCAtaatcctccttttttttttttacccccgaAAGACTTGCCATAGATTGTATATTTACCAATGTGCAGCATACAGATGAATTTCATATCAATTTTGATTATTTTTTCGGGGGAAAGAATTTTGTTAAAGAATTTTTGGTTTATACCTATGTTACTTTTACTTTTCAATGGGTTCAACCCTCTTGACTCACATGCATTGCAATGGGGTGCAAAAGTGCCTTTTATGGCAGTACTTGACCACAAGTTGTGTTTAGTGCTGCATCTCAactccattcacttcaatggagactagctgcaataccagatacaaccACAGGACAGGTGCGGCGctgtttccagaaacaggcagccatgttaaaaaaacaaaacattagacCGCTCAGACTCTGTAAGTTTTAGGTTTCTCAGGTTCAATTAAGTCGCATTTTAGCCCCTGATTACCAGCTGTATTCGCTCTTGAGCTTTTACAGGTGTAAAGTACCAAAATTATTGTTACAAAGATTTCTGACAGTGCTTTCATGTTGACAGATACTCGCAGTGCAAATCAGGCCTTAATTAGCATACTAATGGACCAATGTAAAATCGGATGTAttaattaataaaaattattttaagaattattaataaaaaaaattatttatttttcaatcatTTATTTCTTTCTGGAAGGAAACCGGAAGCTTCTGGCAAAGTTTGGCCGCCACACTGCTCATGGCAtctacttttcttttctttttttttcaattatttttgcattttaggttggtttttttttagtTGATTGGGGTTAAAATGGGAAAATCGTACATTGAGTTATTAAAATTATATTGTTGGTCCTTCCGCCCACGTGTGACGCACAGTACCACCCTTAACACCAATGTCAATAATCGTCTAAGTGGCGTATCATAAAAAGAAAAGGCTCTGGGCTTTAATGGAAAGCATTGACTGTTTAACCCCTTGTGTTGCTTTGCaggacaagaaaaaaaatcattttttgggggggttattttAACACAGTTTTTAGGGGGGGAcggaataataaaataaaatcactCCACTTTTTGTAAAAGTCACAATTGGAAACCTTAAACTGCGACCACAATGGCAAGCATAAAAAAGACAAACAGGTGGACCCATAAAATAGAGTTTAAAGGCAGAATAAAGCGCAAAAGAAAAACAGGCAGAAACACACCCAAAACTCAAAAGGTGCAAAAAATACAATAATGATTCAGGTCCATGATCTTTGAATGCCTGAAAAAACTGTCTGACAGAGCCTCCATCTTGTAGGTACAGGCCATGTGTGACATGTTGGATAATATACTATAGATTTTGGAGCCactaggcctcatttatcaaaactgtctatgttgcccatagcaaccaatcagaactcAGCTTTCATTTCTGGTGAAGCTCTGGTGAAATGCAAGAtgctctgtgattggttgttatgggcaacAAAGACAGGTTTCATACCTCGACCACAGTGTGATCCCTTTTAATCACCAAGTAATCAGATCTTATATCAATTTCCCGACCCAAATAGTCACAAGAGATAAATGTTGGACAACCTAATGCGAATGTTTATCACATTGATCGTTTATTGTGTGATCGACTGCATGTTTACACGGGTAACATGGAGCAAGCATTCTTATGAATGGGCCTGTGTAAAAGGGCCTTTACGATGTACCATAGAGGGCTGCAGCTAAGTGGCCCCTGGAGACTGGGGGCCACCAGAGGTTGTCAGCTTCTTTTTCTGAATAGTCAGAACCTGTAGAGAACCCTTCCTTTATAGGTCCTGCAAAGGGGAACAAATTAAATCCAAGACTTTTTTTCCCAGGTGGTACGGGGGGGTGCAGTAATTTTAACTACCTCCTAAAGAGAGCTCATTTTTTTGCTGTGGGGACCCCCTGACGTCTGTTTTTATTTAATGACTGGTCAATGAAATGACTATGGAGCTATGAGGGGTGCAGACGCTGGAGATGGCACTAGTCATGGTGACCTAGGGGGGCCCTAGACCattttagggtgcgtgtccacggtcaggatggcgaagccgctcggcgctaagccccgccccattTCTGGGACGCgaggatgccggatgtgtactgtacacatccgggatcatcgcacccctcgccatagggccctgtgatattacttgcggcgacgcagcggcgacgcaggtagcacggacatgctgcgatctgaaaagacgcgcagcaagtCCGGAGTCACAGggtcgccgcgtgcgggtttccccgcatagtggacacgggatttcaaaaaatcccctccactatgctggaacatctggacgctgcgtgtttgacgctgcagcgtcaaacaagcagcgtttactgaccgtggacacacaccctaagatGTCACAGTActataaggctatattcacactgaggtttttgaGCCGGTCTTCAGGAAACGCTTCTCTCTTTAAGagattttgggggatttttttcttttcctgaagctaTTTGGAAATGTTTTGGGTTCCATCAGGAGCCCCTTCAGAGACATGACatgtactttttatttttccaccaggcATTCTAACATGAAGCGGGGAGCAAATGCTTAAAAAAACATCTCCTTGTATGAGCAGCAAAGTAGAAATGACTAAGAAGTTCTCTGGAGGTGTTCTTGAAAAGGATTTTGGAACTGATCCGTTCCAAGTGCTCCACAAAAATCTATGTATGACTATAGCCTAAGTGGTGATATACATTGAGACCTGtgaccttaaaggggatgtccatttgTCAGTGGGCTGTGTCTGATATTGCAGGTCCAGTTCCCCATTGAAGATAAcgtggctgagctgcaat
Coding sequences:
- the LOC143787551 gene encoding uncharacterized protein LOC143787551, with the translated sequence MEAPHEKTEALDDERNLEGEDYFSRLTDEEKECLQYLLATIDSLDQDEDENANNGPDSNEHLRNSSGLPDLDSTRKGLTESVNQSNKSEHEPTPSKMKIIKSFSEDGPGLSITVTPDTGQKTTSSHPSHLRKFDTIMRSGVNVQELRARFIHQQANPSVEDTSKETELSSDSKELPQATSNQMSTRQEALQKLGLLKMNQSSTNTPKELHGLDQNTTVKNNEINQNHSKEGSNLPQSFERKPGAFNRVWPP